CTACCAATACACAGAATTTTAAGCTGGCGGATAATATAACTTATATGAAGTTAGCGAATGAAGCTGTACTCACCAGAAATCCAATCGGTGAGCTACCCTATTCGCAAAATAAGATTGATCATACTATTGCGGGTAATAACCCCCTGTTATATCCCAATAACGATTGGATAGGCTTAATGATTAAAGACTACACCATGAATCAACGATTCAATTTTAATATGAATGGCGGGGGGAAGGCTGCTCAATATTATATTTCAGGAACGGTTAACCAAGATAACGGCATATTAAAAACAAATAAACAAAATAACTTCAATAATAATATTGACCTTAAAAGTTATGAAATTCGTTCCAATGTAAACGTGAAATTAACACCTACAACCGAAGGAGCGGTCAAGACATCCGGGAGCTTTGATGATTATACTGGTCCGATAGGCGGGGGCGGTTCAATTTTTAGGAGCACCTTAACTTCCAATCCGGTATTGTTTCCAGCATTCTTTCCCGCTTCGGATATGCCTCGGGTAAATCATCCTTTATTTGGCAATGCTGCTCTGGCAGAAGGAAAGTTTTATAATAACCCATACGCTTCTATGGTGTCTGGTTTCCAGGAGTATAATACTTCTACCTTAAATGTACAGCTGGAGATCAAACAGGACTTCAACTTCCTGACAAAAGGCCTGACTGGTCGATTGATGGCTTACACGCAACGTTATTCTCATTTTAATTTGACCCGTCAGTACAGCCCATTTTTTTATCAGGCCAATCCAACAAATGCCAATGAAAAGGGGTATAATTTGTCATTACTGAATGAGAAAACAGCTACTGAATACCTAAATTATAGTGAGGGTGTTAAAATTGTAAATACAAATACGTATGCTGAAGCAGCAGTTAATTATAATCGCACGTTTAATGAAAAGCATAATATCAGTGGTCTGTTGATTACGATTATGAGAAATTACCTGAACGGTAATGCAGGAAACCTTCAGGCTTCTTTGCCATTTAGAAATCAGGGGCTGTCCGGAAGATTTACCTATGATTACGATAACCGTTATCTGCTCGAAGCCAATTTTGGTTATAACGGTTCGGAGCGTTTTGCTAAAAAGCAACGCTTTGGTTTCTTTCCATCCATTGGCGTGGGATGGAACCTGAGTAATGAAGCTTTCTTTAGGCCAATTGCCCCTATAATTACAAGAATGAAATTGCGGGCAACATATGGTTTTGCGGGAAATGATCAGATAGGAAAACCCGAAGACCGATTTTTCTACCTTTCAGATGTCAATCTAAATAATGCTGCGAGAGGCGCTTTTTTTGGTGAAGATTATGGCTATTCAAGACCTGGAGTATCTGTCTCAAGGTATGCTAATGACGACATTACTTGGGAAAAGGGAAATACAACCAACATTGGGCTGGACTTAAGTATATTAAATTCATTAAATGTTGTGGTAGAAGTGTATAAGCAACGTCGGAGCAATATCCTGATGGAAAGAGTTTATATCCCGACGACAGTTGGTTTAGAACCTAAAATTAGTGCAAACGTGGGAAAGGCAGAGGGTAAGGGCGTAGACGTATCGATGGATTATCATAAAACTTTTGGAAGTGCCTGGCTACAGGCGCGGGGTACATTTACCTATGCGACCAGTAAATTACTGGTCAATGAGGAACCCGATTATCAGGAAAACATGTACTATCTATCACGCGTTGGGCATTCGTTGGCGCAGAATTATGGTTTTATTGCCGAACGATTATTTGTTGATGATGAGGATGTTAAAAGTTCGCCGAGGCAAAACTTTGGCGAGGTGAGAGGCGGAGATATCAAATACCGCGACTTGAACGGTGATGGTGAAATAACTAATCTAGATATGGTTAATGGCTTGGGGCATCCGGTTACACCAGAGATTACCTATGGTTTTGGTTTTTCTTTAGGCTACAAAAATTTCGATATCAGTGCTTTTTTTCAAGGGTCGGGAAGATCTTCCTTATTTATAAATCCTGAAGCAATTTCACCATTTATACTTAGTGGCGGAATGCAAAGTGGACTCTTGGACGTAATCGCCAAAGATCATTGGTCGGAGGACAACAATAACTTATATGCGTTTTGGCCACGCCTCAGCGCGACCGGGAACGAAAACAACAACAAGCCTTCTAATTGGTGGATGCGCAATGGATCTTTCCTTCGCTTGAAAACAGTGGAAATTGGATACAATCTACATGAAAAAATCGCGAAAAAATTTGGCTTAGGAGGTATGCGAATCTATGCCAACGGAAGCAATCTCTTTTTGGTTAGTGCCTTCAAAATGTGGGATCCGGAGCAAGGAGGAAATGGTCTGGGTTATCCGCTTCAAAAAGTATTTAATATAGGAGTAAACGTTCAATTAAACTAATCATGAAACAGTCTAATTTTGTACGCAGAAATATTGGGAAATGTTGCCTATTTATCATTGTCTTAATGATCTCAGGTTGTAAAAAAAGCTTCCTGGATGTCGTGCCTGATAATGTCGCGACCATAGATCATGTCTTCGCAAATCGTATTGAAGCCGAGAAATATTTATTTACCTGTTATTCTTATCTACCACGGGAGGGAAACCCAGACATGAATCCGGGTTTTAATGGCGGCGATGAAACCTGGACCTATTGGCCGATGACGCTTGATTTCTTTTCATTGGATTCCTATGAAATTGCAAGGGGATTACAGACTAAAGTTAACCCAAAGATGAATTATTGGGATGGGTATGATAGCCGCTCGCTATGGACAGGAATACGCAATTGTAATATTTTCCTGGAAAATGTGGATAAAGTAGTTGACCTAGAGCCCTATGTAAAGGATCGTTGGGTAGCTGAAGTGAAATTCTTGAAAGCCTATTTTCATTGGTATCTGTTTAGGATGTATGGTCCTATTCCGATTCTTGATAAGAATTTCTCCACTACCGCGACACCAGAAGAAGTAAAAACATATCGCCAGCCAGTCGATTCTGTTGTCAATTATATTTCAAATTTAATTGATGAGGCATCTTTCGGAAATGTCAATGTCGGTCTACCTGCTAAAATAAATAATCGCTTTACTGAGCTTGGTCGTGTGACCAAGGTCGCGGCACTGTCTATCAAGGCAAGGTTGCTGGTTACTGCAGCAAGTCCACTGTTTAATGGAAATACAGATTATATTAATCTAAAAAACAAGGATGGAAAAGCATTATTTAATCCAGTCTATGATGAAAAGAAATGGGTAAGAGCGGCTGAGGCTTGTAAAAAAGCCATCGATATGGCATTGGAATCGGATGTTGCTTTATATCGTTTTGTTCCGAAGGCAGGAACGGTGAATGAAGATACGCAGATTGAAATGAACATTCGCAATGCAGTCTGCGAAAAATGGAACAAGGAGCTGATCTGGGGGGCAACCTCCGATGGGTCACCCACCTATTGGATACAGCTTTTTGCTTGCCCCCAGCTAGATCCCAATAATATTAGCAGGGAGCTCAAAGGTAAATATGCACCTACACTGAAAATGGCGGAATTGTTCTACACCAAAAATGGTGTTCCCATAGAGGAAGACAAGAATTGGGATTATGCAAACCGATATGAACTAAAAACTGTAACAGCCCAGGACAAGGGTATGCAAGAGGGCTACCAGACCGTTGCTTTACATTTTGGCCGCGAACCACGATTTTACGCTGATATTGCATTTGACGGTTCTAAATGGCTGATGTCAAATAAAGAATATGAGATCAAGAGCAAATCGGGTGAACATAGTGGTAAAAAACAGCCCCGTATGTATTCCATCACAGGTTATTATACAAAAAAGCTTGTCAACTGGAATCTGGTGGCAACAGAAACTTCAACTACCGTGGAATCGTACCCTTGGCCTATTATGCGTCTGGCAGATCTTTATCTGCTCTATGCTGAGGCATTAAACGAAAGCGGAAATTCGAAAGCAGCATTGCCCTATCTCAACCAGATCCGCGAGAGAGCGGGACTTAAGTCCATAGAAGAATCGTGGATGGCATATTCCAAACGACCAGATAAATACACAACTGTAACTGGGCTGCGGGAGATTATTCATCGTGAACGTGGTATTGAGATGGCTTTTGAAGCGAGTCGTTTTTGGGACCTAAGACGATGGAAAACAGCCTCAAAACTGCTCAATGAACCCGTTTATGGCTGGAATATTACACAAGAAACAATAGAGGAGTATAACACAAGAGTGTTTTTGTTCAATCAGGGATTTATTGCTCCACGCGATTATTTGTGGCCTATCAATGATTATGCGCTTCAGATCAATCCCAATTTGGTCCAAAATACAGGTTGGTAAAAAATAAAAAATTGATATTCAATTCAAATAATAAGGATAATGAAACAGATGATATATAAGTTCTTGTTCGGGGTGTTATTGCTGTCTATGTATGCCTGCAAACAAGATGAAATAGGTCCTATTCAGAATGATGGAATAGCCCCAGGTCCGGTCAACAATGTAAACGTGAAAAATTTAAATGGTGCAGCAGAAATTACTTACGAGATTCCCAAAGATCCAGATCTGCTTTATGTCAAGGCAGCTTATACTGCGCCAAATGGTGAGGTTCGGGAGACAAAGATCAGTAAACACAAAAACACAGTACTGGTAGAAGGATTCGGCGATACGAAGGCTTATGTTGTAAGCTTAACTGCTGTAGATAAAGGGGAAAACGCCTCGGCAATAGTTGACGTTACAGTAAATCCCAAGGAACCACCAATGAAGTTAGTCAAAGAGACAATCAAAGTAACGCCAGATTTTGGAGGTATCAACATCAGTTATGAAAATGTGACTGCTGCCAATATGGCCATTGTTGTACTGACCAATGATTCATTGGGGCAGTTTGTACCTGTCAATACCCATTATACCAACTTAAAAAAGAGCGTCTTTCCGACAAGAAACCTGAAGGCTGAGGAGGCTAGATTTGGTGTTTTCGTACGTGATAGATGGGGCAATCGTTCGGATACATTGTACCTCAACTTAACCCCATATTTTGAAACTAAGCTGGATCGGACGAAAATGAAAGGCCTTAGGTTACCAACAGACGCAGGATTAGACTATGGCGGGACAATGGCGGGACTTTTTGATGGAAATGTAGGGGATGGTACGTTCTATCATTCGGATAATAATGCAAAGATGCCACAATGGTTTACGGTTGATCTGGGTGTCACCGCAAAGTTGAGCCGTTTGGTTTACTTTATGAGGCAGGCATTCTATTATGGTCTGCATAATCCACGCGAGATAGAGATATGGGGTTCAAATGATCCTTCAGCGGATGGAAGTTTTACGAATTGGGTATTGCTGACAAAATACACCGCAGTGAAACCCTCGGGATTACCAGAAGGACAACTTTCGCAGGCCGATAAGGCCGCTGCGGAGGCTGGAGAATCAGTTCCCATTCCCAAAGAGGCACCCAAAGTACGTTATATCAGGTTCAAAACACTGAAAAATTGGAGTAATGGCACTTATGTCAATTTCAATGAACTGGAAGCTTGGGGTGATCCAAGATAATTAACAGAGTTTATAATATTAAGCAGAACAAAATGAAATTTAAATATATTGTTGAATGCTTGGCTTTTCTCCTAGGTATAGCTGCTTTTTCATCCTGCAGAAAAGGAGATGAGTACAAGAAATTTTTTGGAGATGGGGAACTGATCTATGCCAGTAGGGTGGATAAGGTCATTGTGCATCCTGGAAATAGAAGGATATTGCTCTCTACTATACTTTCAGATGATCCATTAGTATCCAAAATTAAGGTCTCCTGGAATGAGGGTAAGGATTCTCTTGTACAAACAATAATACGGGGACCTAAGAAAGATGCCTTAAATTTAATGATCAATAATCTGGATGAGGGTGTTTATAATTTTGTCATGCATACGTATGATGATAAAAATCGCTCTTCCGTCGCATTGAATGTGTCGGGGACTGTTTATGGTGAGAGCTATAGTAGTTCTTTGGGAAATAGAAGGTTAAAAGCACTTAAATATGGTGCCGGCGAAAATATCCTTAATTTCTCCTGGGCGAGTCCTAATCTTGATGATATCGGTGTTGAGCTGCTGTACAAGCACAAAGACGGTACTATGCGAACCAAGATGTTTCTGTCAAATAAAGTTGATACAACTTTAACAGATTTTGACGCAAATACAAATTTTAGATATAGGACACTATTTAAACCAGATTCAAATGCTGTGGATACTTTTTCAGTAGCTTATGTCGAACTTGTGGTTCCCGGATTTGAACGCGAGCTTGATAAGTCTAAGTTTAAGGAATATGTGCTTCCTACGGATGCTACTACCAATCATGGATGGGTGATGCCTAATATGTGGGATGGCAATTACGACAACGGTTTTGCGACAATTAACCGGATGCCGCAATGGTTTACATTTGATACTGGAGTTTTGGCTTCACCAAGTAAATTCAAGATCTGGCAGGCTGCAGACAGGATTTATGCGCAGGAAAATATGCGGAAATTTGAAATCTGGGGCAGCGACAAACCTGCGCCTGACGGTAGTTGGGACAACTGGACAAAGTTGGCAAGCTGCGAATCGCGCAAGCCATCAGGCTTGCCTGGCATAGAAAAAAATGATGCTGATATTGCCTTTGCGAAGGCAGGCGAGGACTTTGTTTTGTCAGAGGGTTTACCCAAGGTGAGGTACATCCGCATCAAGGTGCTGGAAACATGGGGCAAGGCTAACTTTGCCACAATAGGCGAACTGAATGTATATACCAAAGACAGGAATAAATAAAAAGTTTAAATCAATTATAATTATCAGATGCAAATGAATGTAAAAATGTTAGTGCTAGTGGGTCTCTGTGCTTTTACCGGGAGTAAGAGCAGTTATGGACAGGATGGGAAAGCTGTGACAAACTCAGGAAGAGTTGAAATTAAACCCAAAGCGGATGTTGTAAAAACAATGGCGGAGCAATTGGTTAAAAAAGGTTTCACCGCTGGTGATGGCTATGGTGAAGTCTGGATAAGAGACCTGAATACTTTTGTCACCGTTGCCAGTACAGTTAATGATAAAGAGTTAATAAAAAAGCATTTGCTTACTTTTTTTCAGTTTCAACAACCTGATGGCGGTATTCTAGATGGCTATGTACCTGTAAAGAAAGGCGCCGTTCCTTACAATTATTATCATTCCGCGTTAGCGCCGGAGTATGCCGGACATAAGAATACGGTTGAGACTGATCAGGAAACTTCATTGATTCAAGCAGTGGCAAAATATGTCAGAAGTACTGGAGATAAAAGTATTTTGAATAATAAGATTGGTGGAGTTTCTGTACAGAAGGGGCTTGAGCGGGCAATGGATTTTCTATTGACCAAAAGGTATAATGAAAAATATGGATTGCTATGGGGAGCGACAACTGTCGATTGGGGTGATGTCCAACCGGAACACGACTGGGGGGTCGTTTTAGATGAAAACTCCCACCTGACACTTGATATCTATGATAATGCGATGTTTATCATTGCCATTAATGATTTTCTGGAGATTGCCGACCTGAGCAAGGCTGAACAGAAACATTGGAAGGATATTAAAGACAAGATTGCGAAGAATGTCCGTAAGCACCTTTGGGATAAAAAGAAGGAGAAATTTATACCACATATTTATCTGAACGGTTCACCTTTTCCAGATTCATTCAATGAGTCCGAAATATACTATCACGGCGGAACAGCTGTGGCGATAGAAGCGGGATTGCTCAGTAAGGCTGAGGTAAAAGTGGCGTATAGAAAGATGCAGGACAATGTCAAGAAAGCAAATGCGGCAACCATAGGATTGACAATTTATCCTGTATATCCACAGGGCTTCTTTAAAAACGGTGGTATGGGACCATATTCCTACCAGAATGGCGGTGACTGGACCTGGTTTGGTGGACGTATGATCTCACAACTGATCCGTTATGGTCTTATTGATGAAGCCTGTGAGGCACTTGAACCAATGTTAGATCGTGTACTTAAAAATAAAGGTTTTTATGAGTGGTACACGCCAGACAACAAACCACAGGGTTCGGCTAGTTTCAGGGGAGAAGCTGGTGTTTTGTGGACCACAATTACCGATCTTGAGAAAAAAAGGAGTTAATAGTGTCGAAGTACTAACGGAGCGACTATCCAAAAAGCAAATATTGGCATATAAGACCCGATAAAACTTTGGAACCTCAGTCTAATGAATGTATAAGGTTCAAGTTCTTAATGAATTTGGACCTTATTCTATTTTACCCAAATGCGAATAGACGCGAAATTGTAGCGAATTTAAAATGGTTCTAGACGAATTGGAGTTGGCTTATAAATTTGAGGGTAATAGTTTTAATTTAGTACTATAAATTATATGACAACTTTATGAATACGCATTTATCCTATATTAAAAAATTAACTATTCTGGGGACAAAAACCTTATTTAAGTGCTATTTGTTAGCTATTCTGTCAACAATATTGTACCTCATCGTCGGATATCTACTGCTCAGGAGCAATGCAGATGGCGCCTTCTTTTCAATGACCGGGTCAATAAAGACCGTTGGAAAGTTCCTGTGGTTGATCGGGTTGATCTTGTTGCCGATCTTACTCTTCTTATTTAGCAATAAATATGTTTTCTCGACTGTAGCCAGTAAGGTTGTAGAAGAGCGGCAAGATGATTTAATTATTCCTGCTTTGGACAGGGTATTACTTGTTTTTCAGTCCAATCAGCCTGATCTTATTCAGAATGCGGGCGATTATACTTTTGCGAAACTCAAGTTGATCAATGAAGTGAAAAACACAAGGATTGAGAATCCATGGATCAAGCGTATTGTGGTATTTGGCCTAAACAAGATAAGCTTTGACAGCTTAGATCTCGACAATAATAACAACTTTTATGATATTGTGAAGTCCAAATTTATTGCTGTATTGGAAATGCTGACTGAGGCTGACAATAGACCTTTTTGGATCTGCATCGCTATTCAATGGTTGATTATTCTGTTTATTTGGTTTGCTGGTTCGGATGCTTCATTAATTGGTCAATAAATTGGCCATAAAGCCGATATAAGATGAACCGTTTTTCTTCAAATAGATCAAAGTTGGTACGCTCAATGGAATTAGTGAAAAGCTCAATAGGGAGATCGTGACCTGTAAACAAGTTGAAAAAACAGATATATGAATGAGACTATTATAGAATTTGACAGCAAAAAGCGCCTGAAATTAGTCGTGTTCGGTGTTGTGTTTACTGTCGCAACGTTGGCCTTTGCTTATTACATTTTCTTTGTTGCTCAAAGAATAAATATAACCTTTGGTACATTGATGTTAATGATGGGCTGCCTTGGTTGTTATGGTTTAATTTCCGGTACAAAGAGCATGTTTGATAAAGACCGAACAGGCCTTATTTTGAATGCGGATGGTATCCATTTTAAGGGAACGCATCTGGGGAAAGCGATTGGCTTAATAAAATGGAATGCAGTGCAGTCTGTATCGGAGGGAATTGCCCATCGTGCTCCATTTGTCTCTTTGAAATTGCGGAATCCAGAAGATCATATTAAAAATCTTTCATCGCAGTTACAACAATTTGTTATCAGCAATGGACTAGTCGTGACAGCTGATCAATTGTCTGTTGATTTCAATGAACTTAAAAATTTGATCGCAGATTACCATCAAAGGTATCGCCAATAATGGATAGCGTGATTAGCCAATGCTGGGCAGTAATTTTGATAAATAATAGCTTTAGGAAATGAAAAAAGTATTTGTAGTCATGTTATTCTTGCTGTTCGCTCAGGTTGGCCTGTGGGCTAGCGAATGCTATCATTACCATACAAAGAAAAATTATAAAATTGTTACTGTAAAAGGAATACCTCAGTTGCAGATTACTATAATGGATCCGAACGGGATTAGTATGGCAGATCAACAACAGATTCCTATCCTGCAGGTAGGCAATGATATTAAAATTGTTGATCGAAATAGACACAATATGCTTCTTGCTGATCATCAGGCATATTATCTACTCGCTGCAGAATTCTATGATGTCGATCGTGTAACACCTGTAAAAATTGCAGATAGAAAAGATGTGAAAAGTACATTTGACGCAGATCTACTTTATATGCATGGAAAATGGTTTTCTTTTTCCTTTGATCCATACGCAAAAAAAATAACCAAGACAGCAACCAAATTGTTTCCTGACAAACCTATTGTACTCGCTCAATTCCAAAACCGTAGATACCTGCTCAAGGACGATAAACATGTCTATTGTTATGAGGGGACACAATTAACAGCTGAAATAATATCGGGGTTGAACGCCGCGACCATACAATGCCTCAGACTAGAAAATAATGAGGATAAATATTTGCTTACGGATGGGAATACGGCCTACATTTATGATGTCAGTATTTTTGATCAAATAGATATTACCGAATCGCTTCTGATTCTTGATCTGAAACGGCCGTTTACAATTAAAGAGGTGGCGCAAAACTGGCTGAATTCGTTTGTTGATTTTAATGATGGAAATATCTGGTGCTATATTTCTGCGGGTCTGGATCTACAAGACGGTACAACTGCTTACTTGTATCCAGTAAAAGCACAATGGCTGAATAAACAGCATGAACTTATTGACAAAGAAGGTAAGATATATTATAATGGTTGGGATTTGATCAATGATCAGCCACCAATGAACCTGACCGCTGTTGCACAGCCAAGCTTATTGGAGATTACCACCTTTGGATTCTATTTTGATGGCATAGCTTTTTATAAAGACCAAGATGGAGCGGGAACATTAGAGCCTGTGACTTGGCTCAGTAAAGACAGCAAGTTTGTCAATGGGGTCTATTCCTATCAAAAAGGAATTCCCAATTTCTTTGATGATGGTAGGCAATTGGTATTTGACGATAATACCTTGGCGAAGAAAAGAACAATAGCACATCAGTCCGCTTTAAATGATCTGAAACTAGCCTACGCCTATGACGATAAATTGCTGATAGAAGATAGAGAAATAATGAATATAGCTAACCGCGAAAGCATGGAATTGCTCGGTTCTACAGTGGATGTCATTGAAGGTTGTGATGGTGGCAAGGGGCAGATACCAGTGGTGATTGAATATAACTATTTTTTTCGGGACAAAAATCATATCTATGGTTACCACTCCGGTGACCAGACGTTGACACTGATTAAGGCTATTGCACCTCATACCATAGAAAAAGATAATTATGAGAAGTTGAGGGAATTGCAGAAAAAAATGAAAAATTGATGCGTTGCCACTCTTATTCTTTACTTTGAAATGCCACCATTGCTAAATTGGCCTGAGGTAGGTTGACTTCTTTAGGTTGTCCAACTGTATTGGCTTAAAAAAATTGGACGTTATTTATTCGAAACCTATTTTAATTAAAAATTGTGAAATAAGAGAAATAAAAGAGACTCACAATTTGAGTATAGGATATTCTAGAAGCTTTTTTACCCCGAGGATAAACACAATAGAGTAGCGATGCAGCTATTAGATAGTAACGGCAGGAAATTAAGGTAAGAATAGAGTGAAGTAGGACTTGGGGATGTCTATTGTCAAACTTCGGCTGGTATATGGACTCGATGGGGACCAAGTTAAGAACAAGTTATTACCAAGTTCGTCCTGTAGGTAGGTTCAGTGCACAGTGAGTCCACCTTGAGTCCACCTTTCATGGTGCTTTCACGGTACGTGTACATTTTTTACAAGTCGGGAGCAGGGCGAGCATGGGGCGAACTTGCCCATAAGCTATTTACAACAAGGTCCCTTGAAAATTGCAATATTTATAATTGTCATTTTACTCAAATTTGAAATTTATTAAAAATAAATAAGATGCTTGACATCAGGTTTTTACCGTCGTATCTTTAGGTATGGGAATAAATGATAATGGATTTATCAGAGGCCTGGTTGGCCCCCTGGTGAATAGAAAAGTTGGCAACAAAAACTACCTGCAAAGCAGACCATATCGCGTCAAACAGACGGATGATACCAAAAGAGCAGGTAAAGATTTTGGCAAGGTAAGCCGCGCGGGTGCATTGATTCGGATGTGTTTTGGGGAAGTCCACCAGGATCTCCATGATGGGCAGATGGGCAATCGCTTAAATAGGCAGATCTATCGTGCAATAAAGACAAATCTTGATTGTGAAAAGGGAAACCGTACGCTGAGTAACTGCGTATTGGATCGCTTGGTAAATTTTCAGTTCAATGAAAATTGTCATATGCAGGATTATCTTTTTATTGATCCGGTAATCTCGCTGAACAAGAGGAAGGATCTTAAAATATCATTTCCGCAGTTTGATATCAAAAGAGCACTGGTACTTCCTGAAAAATGCAATGCGGTAGTATTTAAATTTAAAGCGTTGTCATTCGATTTCGATGAGCTTGGGCCTATAGAAATAAATGATGTGGAGTGGGAATACGATATTAAATATAGAGAGCAAGCGATATCAGAAAAGACCTTGACTGTCAAATGTGGTGACTTTGTAGGTACCTCTATATTTGTTGGATTTACCATGCTGTATCTGGAAAAAGATAGCCGCCGGTCGAATGTACTCAATAAAATAGATTTTAATCCAGCTTCGATTCTAGCCGCTTTTCAGTTATACTAAGGGTATTATAAGCAGCATACCAGATGCTGTAGTGGATACAACTGAATTTATTGTTGATCCGAAAAAATAATCAGAAAAACGATGTAAACAAATAGAAGCAGTCTCAAAAATTGTTCGTTAACAAATTTGATTGACTGCTTCTTTATTTTTATTTAAATAGACCAGCTACAGGACTTTGCTGCGAAAAAAAATACTGCTAGCCAAACAAGTCCCTTTGCCAGGAAGAAGATAAATGCCCCCATGCCGGCACGCTTCAACCATTTTGATTTATTGTCTTTTCTATTGTCTTTTTGCTCCATTTGAAAGGTTAAACAATATTCGGCCTATTTAGTTTGCACTGGCAATAGGCGTGAATACTTCACCAAAGTTATAAAAAGTTTGGTTTGCAATTTCTACCGAACGGTCATAAGTTGCAGGATCCGCAGCATATTTGTTCAATACAGCTGTAAATCCAGCCCACATGTCACGGCTATTGTCACCGTAACCCTCAAAGAAAGAGGTACCCTTATTGACCCCATATTTATTCAGCATCTGTACGATGTAGGGGCCACCCATGATCGATCCTTCCAATACATATAATGATGCAAGGGCTTCCTGTACATTTGTTACTACTGGAGCCGTTGCTTCCGGAAGATTCTCAATGTC
The window above is part of the Sphingobacterium sp. ML3W genome. Proteins encoded here:
- a CDS encoding DUF5000 domain-containing lipoprotein, yielding MKQMIYKFLFGVLLLSMYACKQDEIGPIQNDGIAPGPVNNVNVKNLNGAAEITYEIPKDPDLLYVKAAYTAPNGEVRETKISKHKNTVLVEGFGDTKAYVVSLTAVDKGENASAIVDVTVNPKEPPMKLVKETIKVTPDFGGINISYENVTAANMAIVVLTNDSLGQFVPVNTHYTNLKKSVFPTRNLKAEEARFGVFVRDRWGNRSDTLYLNLTPYFETKLDRTKMKGLRLPTDAGLDYGGTMAGLFDGNVGDGTFYHSDNNAKMPQWFTVDLGVTAKLSRLVYFMRQAFYYGLHNPREIEIWGSNDPSADGSFTNWVLLTKYTAVKPSGLPEGQLSQADKAAAEAGESVPIPKEAPKVRYIRFKTLKNWSNGTYVNFNELEAWGDPR
- a CDS encoding RagB/SusD family nutrient uptake outer membrane protein, translating into MKQSNFVRRNIGKCCLFIIVLMISGCKKSFLDVVPDNVATIDHVFANRIEAEKYLFTCYSYLPREGNPDMNPGFNGGDETWTYWPMTLDFFSLDSYEIARGLQTKVNPKMNYWDGYDSRSLWTGIRNCNIFLENVDKVVDLEPYVKDRWVAEVKFLKAYFHWYLFRMYGPIPILDKNFSTTATPEEVKTYRQPVDSVVNYISNLIDEASFGNVNVGLPAKINNRFTELGRVTKVAALSIKARLLVTAASPLFNGNTDYINLKNKDGKALFNPVYDEKKWVRAAEACKKAIDMALESDVALYRFVPKAGTVNEDTQIEMNIRNAVCEKWNKELIWGATSDGSPTYWIQLFACPQLDPNNISRELKGKYAPTLKMAELFYTKNGVPIEEDKNWDYANRYELKTVTAQDKGMQEGYQTVALHFGREPRFYADIAFDGSKWLMSNKEYEIKSKSGEHSGKKQPRMYSITGYYTKKLVNWNLVATETSTTVESYPWPIMRLADLYLLYAEALNESGNSKAALPYLNQIRERAGLKSIEESWMAYSKRPDKYTTVTGLREIIHRERGIEMAFEASRFWDLRRWKTASKLLNEPVYGWNITQETIEEYNTRVFLFNQGFIAPRDYLWPINDYALQINPNLVQNTGW
- a CDS encoding TonB-dependent receptor, translated to MSQSIISYFRVRALLCLFLMGIYAQLCNAQSGSFTIKGKVKDQAGKGLSGVSVLLKNSKTGATTDSIGSYTIKVPEAKGTLIFSFVGFMGTEEEIKGRNQIDVTLKDNQSELGEVVVVAYGHQKKESMVSSITTINPKELKGPTSNLTTMLAGRLSGVIAYQRSGEPGADNAQFFIRGITSFGSGKVDPLILIDGMESTPTALARLQPDDVAGFSVLKDAAASSLYGARGANGVVLVTTKTGSDGKTKFNFRLENSISTNTQNFKLADNITYMKLANEAVLTRNPIGELPYSQNKIDHTIAGNNPLLYPNNDWIGLMIKDYTMNQRFNFNMNGGGKAAQYYISGTVNQDNGILKTNKQNNFNNNIDLKSYEIRSNVNVKLTPTTEGAVKTSGSFDDYTGPIGGGGSIFRSTLTSNPVLFPAFFPASDMPRVNHPLFGNAALAEGKFYNNPYASMVSGFQEYNTSTLNVQLEIKQDFNFLTKGLTGRLMAYTQRYSHFNLTRQYSPFFYQANPTNANEKGYNLSLLNEKTATEYLNYSEGVKIVNTNTYAEAAVNYNRTFNEKHNISGLLITIMRNYLNGNAGNLQASLPFRNQGLSGRFTYDYDNRYLLEANFGYNGSERFAKKQRFGFFPSIGVGWNLSNEAFFRPIAPIITRMKLRATYGFAGNDQIGKPEDRFFYLSDVNLNNAARGAFFGEDYGYSRPGVSVSRYANDDITWEKGNTTNIGLDLSILNSLNVVVEVYKQRRSNILMERVYIPTTVGLEPKISANVGKAEGKGVDVSMDYHKTFGSAWLQARGTFTYATSKLLVNEEPDYQENMYYLSRVGHSLAQNYGFIAERLFVDDEDVKSSPRQNFGEVRGGDIKYRDLNGDGEITNLDMVNGLGHPVTPEITYGFGFSLGYKNFDISAFFQGSGRSSLFINPEAISPFILSGGMQSGLLDVIAKDHWSEDNNNLYAFWPRLSATGNENNNKPSNWWMRNGSFLRLKTVEIGYNLHEKIAKKFGLGGMRIYANGSNLFLVSAFKMWDPEQGGNGLGYPLQKVFNIGVNVQLN
- a CDS encoding STM3941 family protein, whose amino-acid sequence is MNETIIEFDSKKRLKLVVFGVVFTVATLAFAYYIFFVAQRINITFGTLMLMMGCLGCYGLISGTKSMFDKDRTGLILNADGIHFKGTHLGKAIGLIKWNAVQSVSEGIAHRAPFVSLKLRNPEDHIKNLSSQLQQFVISNGLVVTADQLSVDFNELKNLIADYHQRYRQ
- a CDS encoding DUF4998 domain-containing protein — its product is MKFKYIVECLAFLLGIAAFSSCRKGDEYKKFFGDGELIYASRVDKVIVHPGNRRILLSTILSDDPLVSKIKVSWNEGKDSLVQTIIRGPKKDALNLMINNLDEGVYNFVMHTYDDKNRSSVALNVSGTVYGESYSSSLGNRRLKALKYGAGENILNFSWASPNLDDIGVELLYKHKDGTMRTKMFLSNKVDTTLTDFDANTNFRYRTLFKPDSNAVDTFSVAYVELVVPGFERELDKSKFKEYVLPTDATTNHGWVMPNMWDGNYDNGFATINRMPQWFTFDTGVLASPSKFKIWQAADRIYAQENMRKFEIWGSDKPAPDGSWDNWTKLASCESRKPSGLPGIEKNDADIAFAKAGEDFVLSEGLPKVRYIRIKVLETWGKANFATIGELNVYTKDRNK